The following are encoded in a window of Ricinus communis isolate WT05 ecotype wild-type chromosome 4, ASM1957865v1, whole genome shotgun sequence genomic DNA:
- the LOC8277079 gene encoding protein SGT1 homolog: MASDLERKAKEAFVDDHFELAADLLTQAIGLDPNSAELYADRAQANIKLRNLTEAVADANRAIQLDPSMAKAYLRKGTACIRLEEYQTAKAALEIGASLAPEDPRFTNLIKECEECIADETDNLPKHASEAPENVVPMEDVQPVNDHISKVPIITPSKPKYRHEFYQKPEEVVVTIFAKGLPASSVAVDFGEQILSVSINVPGEDAYHFQPRLFGKIIPAKCRYNVLSTKVEVHLVKADPIHWTSLEFSNEITVLQRVNVSSGTGSHRPSYPSSKPKRTDWDRLEAEVKKEEKDEKLDGDAALNKFFRDIYQDADEDTRRAMKKSFVESNGTVLSTNWKEVGSKKVEGSPPDGMEMRKWEY, from the exons AAGAAAGGCCAAAGAAGCCTTTGTCGACGATCACTTTGAGCTTGCCGCCGACCTCTTAACTCAGGCCATTGGTCTAGACCCTAACAGCGCCGAGCTTTACGCTGACCGTGCCCAAGCCAACATCAAACTTCGCAATCTCACTG AGGCTGTTGCTGATGCGAACAGAGCTATTCAGTTGGATCCTTCGATGGCCAAAGCTTACTTGCGAAAAGG GACTGCGTGCATAAGGCTTGAAGAGTATCAGACAGCTAAGGCAGCCTTAGAGATTGGTGCTTCTTTGGCCCCCGAAGACCCTAGATTTACTAATTTGATCAAAGAGTGTGAGGAGTGCATCGCAGATGAGACTGATAATCTGCCAAAGCACGCATCAGAAGCTCCTGAAAATGTTGTCCCAATGGAGGATGTTCAGCCAGTGAATGACCATATCAGCAAGGTGCCAATAATAACTCCATCCAAACCAAAATACAG GCATGAATTCTACCAGAAGCCTGAAGAAGTGGTTGTGACTATATTTGCAAAGGGCTTGCCAGCCAGCAGTGTTGCTGTCGACTTTGGTGAACAAATA CTAAGTGTCAGCATCAACGTTCCTGGTGAAGATGCATACCATTTTCAACCTCGCTTGTTTGGGAAG ATAATACCTGCAAAATGCAGATATAATGTTTTGTCTACAAAGGTTGAAGTACACCTTGTGAAGGCTGATCCCATACACTGGACGTCTCTTGAATTTAGTAACGAAATAACAGTTCTACAAAGGGTTAATGTGTCCTCAG GTACCGGGTCACATAGACCTTCCTATCCTTCCTCAAAACCAAAACGTACTGATTGGGACAGACTCGAAGCTGAAGTGAAGAAGGAG GagaaagatgaaaaattaGATGGTGATGCAgctttgaataaatttttccGGGACATATATCAAGATGCTGATGAAGACACAAGAAGGGCAATGAAAAAATCTTTT GTGGAGTCAAATGGGACTGTGCTGTCCACAAACTGGAAAGAAGTGGGTTCTAAGAAGGTGGAAGGAAGTCCTCCTGATGGTATGGAGATGAGAAAATGGGAATATTGA
- the LOC8277078 gene encoding trafficking protein particle complex subunit 1: MQFFGGSDISPSPPAPTASGNNAHMMYVFNRNGVCLLYREWNRSLHTLNAQQDHKLMFGLLFSLKSLTAKMDPTSGEKGNLGMPQFPGQGCSFHSFRTNTYKLSFMESPSGIKIILVTHPRTGDLRESLKYIYNLYVEYVVKNPLYTPGTPIRCELFNTSLDQYIRSVA, from the exons ATGCAATTCTTCGGAGGATCAGATATAAGTCCGTCGCCACCGGCACCAACAGCATCAGGAAACAATGCTCACATGATGTATGTATTTAATAGGAATGGTGTCTGCTTGCTTTACAGAGAGTGGAATCGTTCACTTCACACGCTGAACGCGCAGCAGGACCATAAGCTCATGTTTGGTCTACTTTTCTCGCTCAAATCCCTAACTGCTAAAATGGATCCAACGAG TGGGGAGAAAGGAAACCTTGGGATGCCACAATTTCCTGGTCAAGGTTGTTCGTTCCATAGCTTCCGTACAAACACTTACAAGCTTAGTTTCATGGAAAGTCCTTCTGGGATTAAG ATTATCTTGGTTACTCATCCTAGGACTGGTGATCTACGGGAGTCCCTGAAATACATTTACAACTTGTATGTTGAATACGTTGTCAAAAACCCCCTCTACACGCCTGGAACTCCTATCAG